A window of the Roseburia sp. 831b genome harbors these coding sequences:
- a CDS encoding 3-hydroxyacyl-CoA dehydrogenase family protein — protein sequence MKVGVIGAGTMGQGIAKAFAQVDGYEVALCDIKQEWAEAGKEKIKKGYARLVEKGKMTQEAVDAIVAKITPGLKENLCKDCDLIVEAAFEDMQVKKTTFKELDEIAKPDCIFASNTSSLSITEIGNGLNRPMVGMHFFNPADRMKLIEVIAGVNTPVETVEAIKKISVEIGKTPVQVNEAAGFVVNRILIPMINEAAFIKMEGVSDIAGIDAAMKLGANHPMGPLELGDFIGLDICLAIMDVLYKETGDSKYRACPLIRKMVRGGNLGAKSGKGFYVYNADRTKTPVDAQ from the coding sequence ATGAAAGTTGGAGTTATTGGCGCAGGAACAATGGGACAGGGCATTGCAAAAGCATTTGCTCAGGTAGATGGATATGAAGTAGCACTCTGTGATATCAAACAGGAGTGGGCAGAAGCTGGAAAAGAAAAAATCAAAAAAGGCTATGCAAGACTTGTAGAAAAAGGAAAAATGACACAGGAAGCTGTTGATGCAATCGTTGCTAAAATCACTCCTGGTTTAAAAGAAAACCTTTGCAAAGACTGTGATTTAATCGTTGAAGCTGCATTTGAAGATATGCAGGTTAAGAAAACAACATTCAAAGAATTAGATGAGATTGCAAAACCAGATTGTATTTTTGCATCTAACACATCCAGCCTTTCTATCACAGAAATCGGAAACGGATTAAACCGTCCAATGGTTGGTATGCATTTCTTCAACCCAGCAGATCGTATGAAATTAATCGAAGTTATCGCAGGTGTAAATACTCCTGTTGAAACTGTAGAAGCTATCAAGAAGATTTCTGTAGAAATCGGCAAAACACCTGTACAGGTAAATGAAGCAGCAGGATTCGTTGTAAACCGTATCTTAATCCCAATGATCAACGAAGCAGCTTTCATCAAGATGGAAGGTGTATCTGATATCGCTGGTATCGATGCAGCTATGAAACTTGGTGCAAACCATCCAATGGGACCATTAGAGTTAGGTGATTTCATCGGTCTTGATATCTGCCTTGCAATTATGGACGTTCTTTACAAAGAGACAGGCGACAGCAAATATCGTGCTTGCCCATTAATCCGTAAAATGGTACGTGGTGGTAACCTCGGTGCTAAGAGCGGAAAAGGTTTCTATGTATACAATGCAGATCGTACAAAGACACCAGTAGACGCTCAGTAA
- a CDS encoding Mrp/NBP35 family ATP-binding protein — MPENSTCSGASSCSKESCEGCSHNKANQGSADFREPMNASSNVKKVIGVVSGKGGVGKSFVTSSLASAMNKAGYKVGIMDADITGPSIPKMFGVHGQVYGTEEGMIPMVAEDGTKVMSINLLLEDEEAPVIWRGPVIAGVVKQFWNETVWGDVDYLFVDMPPGTGDVPLTVFQSLPVDGIVIVTSPQELVQMIVKKAYNMAEMMHVPVLGVVENFSYLKCPDCGKEIKLFGESHVDDVADELGLPVLGKMPLDPKYAESADAGKFFEMENPYLEKAVEVLKNLNK, encoded by the coding sequence ATGCCAGAAAATAGTACATGTAGTGGTGCATCAAGCTGTTCAAAAGAAAGTTGTGAAGGTTGTTCACACAATAAAGCAAATCAGGGTTCTGCAGATTTCAGAGAGCCAATGAATGCGTCTTCAAATGTCAAAAAAGTAATCGGTGTTGTCAGTGGAAAAGGTGGTGTCGGAAAATCATTTGTGACATCTTCCCTTGCAAGCGCCATGAATAAAGCAGGTTATAAAGTAGGAATTATGGATGCCGATATCACAGGACCATCCATTCCAAAGATGTTCGGCGTACACGGACAGGTCTATGGAACCGAGGAAGGCATGATTCCGATGGTTGCAGAGGATGGAACCAAGGTAATGTCCATCAACCTTTTGTTAGAGGATGAAGAAGCACCGGTTATCTGGAGAGGCCCGGTAATTGCAGGTGTGGTAAAACAGTTCTGGAATGAGACCGTATGGGGCGATGTCGATTATCTTTTCGTTGATATGCCACCAGGAACCGGTGATGTTCCGCTTACCGTATTCCAGTCACTCCCAGTGGATGGAATTGTGATTGTAACATCCCCACAGGAACTGGTTCAGATGATTGTCAAGAAGGCTTACAACATGGCTGAGATGATGCATGTTCCGGTACTTGGCGTTGTGGAGAACTTCAGCTATTTAAAATGTCCAGACTGTGGAAAAGAGATTAAACTCTTTGGAGAAAGTCATGTAGATGATGTCGCGGATGAATTAGGACTTCCGGTATTAGGCAAAATGCCATTAGACCCTAAATACGCAGAAAGTGCGGATGCAGGTAAATTCTTCGAGATGGAGAATCCATATTTAGAAAAAGCGGTGGAAGTATTAAAAAACTTAAATAAATAG
- a CDS encoding electron transfer flavoprotein subunit beta/FixA family protein, with protein MNIVVCIKQVPDTKGGVKFNPDGTLDRAAMLAIMNPDDKAGLEAALKIKDETGAKVTVLTMGLPKADAVLREALAMGADEAILVTDRVLGGADTWATSTTIAGALRNLDYDLIITGRQAIDGDTAQVGPQIAEHLGLPVISYAQGIKVEGDSVIVQRQFEDRYHELKAKMPCLVTALSELNEPRYMTPGGIFDAFDKEVTVWGRADLKDVDDSDLGLKGSPTKIAKASDKVPKGAGEMLPGDSADELVSALIGKFKEKHII; from the coding sequence ATGAATATCGTAGTATGTATTAAACAGGTTCCTGATACAAAGGGTGGAGTTAAATTTAACCCAGATGGAACTCTTGATAGAGCAGCAATGCTTGCTATCATGAACCCAGATGATAAAGCTGGTCTTGAGGCAGCACTTAAAATTAAAGACGAAACAGGAGCAAAAGTTACAGTTCTTACAATGGGACTTCCAAAAGCTGATGCTGTATTACGTGAAGCATTAGCAATGGGTGCTGATGAAGCAATCCTTGTAACAGACAGAGTATTAGGTGGAGCTGATACATGGGCAACATCTACTACAATCGCTGGAGCTCTTCGTAACTTAGATTATGATTTGATTATCACAGGACGTCAGGCTATCGATGGTGATACCGCTCAGGTTGGACCACAGATTGCAGAACATCTTGGACTTCCAGTAATTTCTTATGCACAGGGTATCAAAGTAGAAGGTGATTCTGTTATTGTACAGCGTCAGTTCGAAGACAGATATCATGAATTAAAAGCAAAAATGCCTTGCTTAGTAACAGCTCTTTCCGAATTAAACGAGCCACGTTACATGACTCCAGGCGGAATCTTCGATGCATTTGACAAAGAAGTAACCGTATGGGGCAGAGCAGACTTAAAAGATGTAGATGATTCTGACCTTGGTTTAAAAGGTTCACCTACTAAGATTGCAAAAGCATCTGATAAGGTACCAAAGGGAGCAGGCGAAATGTTACCTGGCGATTCTGCAGATGAATTAGTAAGCGCATTAATCGGTAAATTCAAAGAGAAACATATTATCTAA
- a CDS encoding cell wall hydrolase, with product MKKNRVTRMIALILLCSFLCTGSVFAETTQSDIDDAHSKVEDLQRQKEDAQNAADDIADEKAGLEGDLSGLNKQLSTVTGELNDLEEQIQEKEEEIEETDAKLTKAQEDSKKQYEDMKIRIQYMYENGNTTMLQMLLESESVSDFFNRTEYIKEINEYDRNMLETYNKLQEDIAAQKEELSSQKEELVAMQQEAQKKKENVSSLISSTQAKINEAAQDLQDAQSNVSDLEKQISDMEAYEEQLELQKAKEDAARLEAIKAQEQEDYSNVTVVPADGDLYLLGAIIQCEAEGESYEGKLAVGSVVINRVKSSYFPGTIAGVIYQSGQFSPVASGRLAYRLEAGVNAECLQAAQAVLDGQITLNCLYFRRNNGIIQGTVIGNHVFY from the coding sequence ATGAAAAAAAATAGAGTAACAAGAATGATTGCACTTATTCTTTTATGCAGTTTTTTATGTACCGGTTCTGTTTTTGCAGAGACGACACAATCGGATATTGATGATGCACATTCTAAAGTAGAAGATTTACAGAGACAAAAAGAGGATGCGCAGAATGCCGCAGACGATATTGCGGATGAAAAAGCGGGTTTAGAAGGGGACTTGTCCGGGTTAAATAAACAGCTTTCAACGGTCACGGGTGAATTGAATGATTTAGAGGAACAGATTCAGGAGAAGGAAGAAGAGATTGAGGAGACCGATGCAAAGCTTACGAAAGCACAGGAGGATTCGAAGAAGCAGTATGAAGATATGAAGATTCGCATTCAGTACATGTATGAGAATGGGAATACAACAATGCTTCAGATGCTGCTTGAGTCAGAGTCCGTATCCGATTTTTTTAACCGGACAGAATATATTAAGGAAATTAATGAATACGACCGTAATATGCTAGAAACTTATAACAAGCTTCAGGAGGACATTGCAGCACAAAAAGAGGAGCTGTCCTCTCAAAAGGAAGAACTTGTGGCAATGCAGCAGGAAGCACAGAAGAAAAAAGAGAATGTAAGCAGTCTGATTTCCTCGACACAGGCAAAAATCAATGAGGCGGCACAAGATTTGCAGGATGCGCAGTCGAATGTATCGGATTTAGAGAAACAGATTTCCGATATGGAGGCTTACGAGGAACAGCTCGAATTACAAAAGGCAAAAGAAGACGCCGCAAGACTAGAGGCAATCAAGGCGCAGGAACAGGAGGACTATTCCAACGTTACCGTAGTGCCGGCGGATGGGGATCTTTATCTGTTAGGAGCCATTATCCAGTGTGAGGCAGAAGGAGAATCTTACGAGGGAAAACTTGCCGTTGGAAGTGTCGTCATCAACCGTGTAAAAAGTTCTTATTTTCCGGGTACGATTGCAGGCGTTATTTATCAGAGCGGACAATTTTCGCCGGTGGCAAGCGGCAGGCTGGCGTACCGGCTGGAGGCAGGTGTCAATGCAGAATGTCTGCAGGCAGCACAGGCGGTACTGGATGGACAGATTACGTTAAACTGTCTTTACTTTAGAAGAAACAACGGAATCATTCAGGGAACCGTAATCGGAAATCATGTCTTTTATTAA
- a CDS encoding LytTR family DNA-binding domain-containing protein, producing the protein MKIKIEIDEALTEDEVVIRCQSLTEQIGSIQRAISDIISTKERFCFYKDTTEYYLPLDSILFFETEGGEIHAHTKDDIYRTKYKLYELEEILPGCFMRVSKSTILNTNHIYSIHRNLTAASVVAFGGCHKQVFVSRYYYKPLVSKLEEKRLHQ; encoded by the coding sequence ATGAAAATCAAAATTGAAATTGACGAGGCATTGACCGAAGATGAAGTAGTCATCCGATGTCAGAGCCTGACAGAGCAGATTGGTTCCATTCAAAGAGCGATTAGCGACATCATCAGTACCAAGGAGCGGTTTTGTTTTTACAAGGACACGACGGAGTATTATTTACCGTTGGATTCGATTCTCTTTTTTGAGACAGAGGGAGGCGAAATCCACGCACACACGAAGGATGACATTTACCGGACAAAGTACAAATTGTATGAGTTAGAAGAAATTCTTCCGGGTTGTTTCATGAGGGTGTCAAAATCGACCATTTTGAATACCAACCACATTTATTCCATCCACCGGAATCTGACTGCAGCAAGCGTTGTAGCGTTTGGTGGATGTCACAAGCAAGTTTTTGTATCAAGGTATTATTACAAACCATTAGTCAGTAAATTAGAAGAAAAGAGGTTACATCAATGA
- a CDS encoding acyl-CoA dehydrogenase — translation MDFTLDKKHEMARSLFRDFAENEVKPLAQEVDETEVFPQGTVDKMGKYGFMGIPVPKEYGGQGCDPLTYVMCVEELSKVCGTTGVIVSAHTSLCIDPIMTYGTEEQKQKYVRPLATGEKLGAFALTEPGAGTDAQGAQTKAVLDGDEWVLNGSKCFITNGKVADVYIVIAITSITEDKRGRKKKNFSAFIVEKGAPGFSFGTKEKKMGIRGSSTYELIFEDCRIPKDALLGPEGKGFPIAMHTLDGGRIGIAAQALGIAEGALERTIAYTKERKQFGRSIAQQQNTQFKLADMATRVEAAQMLVYKAAMAKATQKVYSVEAAKAKLFAAETAMAVTTECVQLFGGYGYIREYDVERMMRDAKITEIYEGTSEVQRMVISGSLLK, via the coding sequence ATGGATTTCACTTTAGACAAGAAACATGAAATGGCGAGATCTCTTTTCAGAGACTTTGCTGAGAATGAAGTAAAACCTCTGGCTCAGGAAGTGGATGAGACAGAAGTATTCCCACAGGGAACAGTAGACAAAATGGGAAAATATGGATTCATGGGAATTCCAGTGCCAAAGGAATATGGCGGACAGGGATGTGATCCATTAACATATGTTATGTGTGTAGAAGAATTATCAAAAGTTTGCGGAACTACAGGTGTAATTGTATCTGCACATACTTCTCTTTGTATCGATCCTATCATGACATACGGTACAGAAGAACAGAAACAGAAATATGTAAGACCTTTAGCAACAGGTGAGAAGTTAGGTGCTTTCGCATTAACAGAGCCAGGTGCTGGTACTGATGCTCAGGGAGCTCAGACAAAGGCTGTATTAGATGGTGATGAATGGGTATTAAACGGATCTAAATGCTTTATCACAAACGGTAAAGTTGCAGATGTTTATATCGTAATCGCAATCACAAGCATCACAGAAGATAAGAGAGGAAGAAAGAAAAAGAACTTCTCCGCATTTATCGTAGAAAAAGGTGCTCCAGGATTCTCCTTCGGAACAAAAGAGAAGAAGATGGGTATCCGTGGTTCTTCTACATACGAATTAATCTTCGAAGACTGCAGAATTCCAAAGGATGCATTACTTGGACCAGAAGGAAAAGGTTTCCCAATCGCTATGCATACACTTGATGGTGGACGTATCGGTATTGCTGCTCAGGCACTTGGTATTGCAGAAGGTGCATTAGAGAGAACAATTGCTTACACCAAAGAAAGAAAACAGTTCGGACGTTCTATCGCTCAGCAGCAGAATACACAGTTCAAATTAGCTGATATGGCTACAAGAGTAGAGGCTGCTCAGATGTTAGTTTACAAAGCTGCAATGGCAAAAGCTACTCAGAAAGTTTACTCTGTAGAAGCTGCAAAAGCAAAATTATTTGCTGCTGAAACAGCAATGGCTGTAACAACAGAATGTGTTCAGTTATTCGGTGGATACGGATACATCAGAGAATACGATGTAGAACGTATGATGCGTGATGCTAAGATCACAGAGATTTATGAAGGAACAAGCGAAGTTCAGAGAATGGTAATCTCAGGTTCTTTACTGAAATAG
- a CDS encoding acetyl-CoA C-acetyltransferase, whose translation MAGKVVLAGACRTAIGKMGGALSNTPAPELGAIVIKEALKRAGVKPEQVDEVLMGCVIQAAQGQNVARQASIKAGLPIEVPAVTLNVVCGSGLKCVNEAAAQILAGQADIVVAGGMENMSMAPYAMTKARFGYRMNNATIIDTMVNDALTDAFNHYHMMITAENVCDKYGITREELDEFSANSQQKCEKAIAEGKFDDEIVPVPVKVKKEIVDFVKDEGPRPGTTAESLSKLRCCSGKEGGLVTAGNASGINDGAAAIVVMSEEKAKELGVTPMATWVAGALGGVEPEIMGVGPVASTRKVLERTGLTIDDMDLIEANEAFAAQSIAVARDLKFDMSKVNVNGGAIALGHPVGASGCRILVTLLHEMQKRDAKRGLATLCIGGGMGCSTIVEKY comes from the coding sequence ATGGCAGGAAAAGTAGTTTTAGCAGGCGCATGCCGTACCGCAATTGGTAAAATGGGTGGAGCATTAAGCAATACTCCAGCACCAGAATTAGGAGCAATCGTAATCAAAGAAGCATTAAAGAGAGCTGGAGTAAAACCAGAACAGGTTGACGAAGTTCTTATGGGATGTGTTATCCAGGCAGCACAGGGACAGAACGTTGCACGTCAGGCATCTATCAAAGCAGGATTACCAATTGAAGTACCAGCAGTTACTTTGAACGTAGTTTGTGGTTCCGGTTTGAAATGTGTCAATGAAGCAGCAGCACAGATTCTTGCTGGTCAGGCAGACATCGTTGTAGCAGGTGGTATGGAAAACATGTCCATGGCTCCATACGCTATGACAAAAGCTCGTTTTGGATATCGTATGAACAATGCAACAATCATCGATACAATGGTAAACGATGCATTAACAGATGCATTCAATCATTACCACATGATGATTACAGCAGAGAACGTATGTGATAAATATGGCATTACAAGAGAAGAATTAGATGAGTTCTCAGCAAACAGCCAGCAGAAATGTGAAAAAGCTATTGCTGAAGGTAAATTCGATGATGAAATCGTACCAGTACCAGTAAAAGTTAAGAAAGAAATCGTTGATTTCGTAAAAGATGAAGGACCACGTCCAGGTACAACAGCAGAATCTTTATCAAAATTAAGATGCTGTTCTGGAAAAGAAGGCGGACTTGTTACAGCTGGTAATGCTTCCGGTATCAACGATGGTGCAGCTGCAATCGTTGTTATGAGCGAAGAAAAAGCAAAAGAACTTGGTGTTACACCAATGGCTACATGGGTAGCTGGAGCACTCGGTGGTGTTGAACCTGAAATCATGGGTGTTGGACCAGTTGCTTCTACAAGAAAAGTATTAGAGAGAACAGGACTTACAATCGACGATATGGACTTAATCGAAGCAAACGAAGCATTCGCTGCTCAGTCAATCGCTGTTGCAAGAGATTTGAAATTCGATATGTCTAAAGTAAATGTAAACGGTGGTGCAATCGCACTTGGACATCCGGTTGGAGCATCAGGATGCCGTATCTTAGTTACATTATTACATGAGATGCAGAAGAGAGATGCTAAGAGAGGTCTTGCTACTTTATGTATCGGTGGCGGAATGGGCTGCTCTACAATCGTTGAGAAATACTAA
- a CDS encoding ECF transporter S component, with product MSKKTFSTKYFVEMALLVAIILIMAFTPIGYIKTAGLEITLIVVPVAVGAVTLGPAAGAILGGVFGITSFIQCFGMSAFGAMLLSINPVATFFVCVPTRILMGWLTGVIFKGLRKTKMPASASLTISNLCCPLLNTTFFMSVLVICFYHTDYIQSMVTALGAKNAFLFILAFVGVNGLVEAIVCFVVGTAISAALRKALR from the coding sequence ATGAGTAAAAAGACGTTTTCCACAAAATATTTCGTGGAAATGGCATTGTTAGTTGCCATTATTTTAATCATGGCTTTTACCCCAATTGGTTACATCAAAACAGCAGGATTAGAGATTACCTTAATTGTAGTGCCAGTAGCGGTAGGAGCAGTAACATTAGGACCAGCAGCTGGAGCAATTTTAGGTGGTGTATTTGGTATCACAAGTTTCATTCAGTGCTTTGGAATGAGTGCGTTTGGAGCAATGCTTCTTAGCATTAACCCGGTTGCAACATTTTTTGTGTGCGTTCCAACTAGAATCTTGATGGGATGGCTCACCGGTGTAATTTTCAAAGGATTACGCAAAACAAAGATGCCGGCAAGTGCATCTCTCACCATTTCCAATCTTTGCTGCCCATTGTTAAATACGACATTTTTCATGTCTGTATTAGTAATTTGTTTTTACCATACAGATTACATACAGTCGATGGTAACAGCACTTGGTGCAAAGAATGCATTCCTTTTCATTCTCGCGTTTGTCGGCGTGAATGGATTGGTAGAAGCGATTGTATGCTTTGTGGTCGGAACAGCAATTTCGGCAGCATTAAGAAAAGCATTGCGTTAA
- a CDS encoding electron transfer flavoprotein subunit alpha/FixB family protein, protein MGLEEYKGVFVFAQQVDNVLDGVAFELLGKGKDLAKDLNTEVTAVLLGSGVKGLADQLAEYGADRVILVDDPELKDYRTEPYAHALASVINKYKPEIMLVGATAIGRDLGPTVSARVKTGLTADCTVLEIGDFPLKAVAGQEQKHNQLLMTRPAFGGNTIATIACPDNRPQMATVRPGVMQKIAPIKGAKANVEEFNPGFTPDNRYVEILNIVKAVKTTANIMDAKILVSGGRGVGSKENFKLLEDLAEVLGGTVSCSRAVVENGWLPVDLQVGQTGKTVRPQIYFAIGISGAIQHVAGMEDSDLIIAINKDEDAPIFDVADYGMVGDLNKIVPALTAALKAEMGNK, encoded by the coding sequence ATGGGTTTAGAAGAATATAAAGGAGTATTTGTCTTTGCACAGCAGGTAGATAACGTATTAGATGGCGTAGCATTCGAATTGCTCGGCAAAGGTAAAGACTTAGCAAAAGATTTAAACACAGAAGTTACAGCAGTACTTCTTGGTTCCGGTGTAAAAGGACTTGCAGATCAGTTAGCTGAATACGGCGCTGACAGAGTCATCCTTGTTGATGATCCAGAATTAAAAGATTACAGAACAGAGCCATATGCACATGCACTTGCATCTGTAATCAACAAATACAAACCTGAAATTATGTTAGTAGGTGCTACAGCAATCGGACGTGATCTTGGTCCTACTGTATCAGCAAGAGTAAAAACAGGTCTTACAGCAGACTGTACTGTTCTTGAGATTGGTGATTTCCCACTCAAAGCAGTTGCTGGACAGGAACAGAAACATAACCAGTTATTAATGACTCGTCCTGCATTCGGTGGTAACACAATCGCTACAATCGCTTGCCCGGACAACCGTCCACAGATGGCAACCGTTCGTCCTGGTGTTATGCAGAAAATTGCTCCAATCAAAGGTGCAAAAGCAAACGTAGAAGAGTTCAATCCTGGATTCACACCAGACAACAGATATGTTGAAATCTTAAATATCGTAAAAGCTGTTAAGACAACAGCAAATATCATGGACGCTAAGATCTTAGTTTCTGGTGGACGTGGTGTTGGTTCTAAAGAGAACTTCAAATTATTAGAGGATTTAGCAGAAGTACTTGGTGGTACCGTAAGCTGTTCCCGTGCCGTTGTTGAAAATGGCTGGTTACCAGTAGATCTTCAGGTTGGACAGACAGGTAAAACAGTTCGTCCACAGATTTACTTCGCAATCGGTATTTCTGGAGCAATCCAGCACGTTGCAGGTATGGAAGATTCTGATCTTATCATCGCAATCAACAAAGATGAAGATGCTCCAATCTTCGATGTAGCTGATTACGGTATGGTAGGAGACTTAAATAAGATTGTTCCAGCATTAACAGCAGCATTAAAAGCTGAAATGGGTAACAAATAA
- a CDS encoding MutS-related protein, which translates to MSLSGKKVAKDKRKEHIEGKFGTNPLKKRVEISENVDNYHNTFGETEGIDAVTWNDLSMDKVFARINNCDSSIGEELLYHKLRKCDTAKEEDELLEKRISYWKENPKKRMDMEYLLSDLGKNESAYYIPSYLDCVSEFKMPEIKRYRLQQILLLFSLLAIPLTRDIRAVTVFAVLFLFNIMTYVIAKSKYEVELEMLGTVAFLIQAASHIARDYEQDGICDGLGEKANLFGKISRGVVALQRQKTLQYSGDPFAIFQDYLIGATMWHLISYDKIMKKLEQYVPEYLDIYKIVGELDASISIASFRESVPYVALPEFEKDRRLKFTELYHPLLEHPVSNSMELEKSCIITGSNASGKSTFIKAVAVNLILAQSIHTVTAKSMCLPRMHVITSMAVADDILAGESYFIKEIKYLKRIIDSLEEDKITFCAIDEILRGTNTEERIAASKAILDYLSTKNCISFVASHDKELTDGWNDSYVNYHFSEDIGEEDIVFDYLLKEEPATSRNAIKLLEFVSFPKSIIAAAKQRVHEEA; encoded by the coding sequence ATGTCGCTCAGTGGAAAAAAGGTGGCAAAAGATAAAAGAAAAGAACACATTGAGGGGAAATTTGGGACAAATCCGTTGAAAAAGAGAGTGGAAATTTCAGAAAATGTGGATAATTACCATAACACATTTGGCGAAACAGAAGGAATTGATGCTGTTACCTGGAATGATTTGTCGATGGACAAAGTTTTTGCACGGATAAACAATTGTGACAGTTCCATTGGGGAGGAGCTTTTGTATCACAAATTACGCAAATGTGACACTGCAAAAGAGGAAGACGAACTTTTGGAAAAGCGGATTTCATATTGGAAAGAGAATCCAAAGAAACGAATGGATATGGAGTATTTGTTATCCGACCTTGGAAAAAATGAGTCTGCGTATTATATTCCATCCTATCTGGATTGTGTGTCAGAGTTTAAAATGCCGGAGATAAAGCGTTATCGTTTGCAGCAAATATTGCTGTTATTCTCGCTGCTTGCGATTCCGCTTACCAGAGATATCCGGGCAGTCACGGTATTTGCAGTTCTCTTTCTTTTTAATATCATGACTTATGTAATTGCAAAGTCAAAGTACGAGGTTGAACTTGAAATGCTTGGTACGGTTGCATTCCTGATTCAGGCGGCCTCCCATATTGCAAGAGATTATGAACAGGACGGTATTTGTGACGGATTAGGGGAAAAGGCAAACCTGTTTGGCAAAATAAGCCGTGGAGTTGTGGCATTGCAGAGGCAGAAAACGCTTCAGTACTCAGGAGACCCATTTGCAATATTTCAGGATTATCTGATAGGCGCGACGATGTGGCATCTGATTTCCTATGACAAAATCATGAAAAAGTTAGAACAGTATGTGCCGGAATATCTGGACATTTACAAAATAGTAGGGGAGTTAGATGCCTCAATTTCAATTGCATCTTTCCGGGAGAGCGTTCCCTATGTGGCGCTGCCGGAGTTTGAAAAAGACCGCCGGTTGAAATTTACGGAGTTGTATCATCCCTTGCTAGAGCATCCGGTCAGCAATTCGATGGAATTAGAGAAAAGCTGTATCATTACCGGTTCAAATGCATCTGGGAAATCCACGTTTATCAAAGCGGTGGCAGTGAACCTGATTCTGGCGCAATCCATTCACACGGTGACGGCGAAAAGTATGTGTCTTCCAAGAATGCATGTGATTACATCAATGGCAGTTGCAGATGACATTCTTGCAGGGGAAAGTTACTTCATCAAAGAGATAAAATATTTAAAGCGTATTATTGATAGCCTAGAGGAAGATAAAATCACATTTTGTGCCATTGATGAAATTTTGCGCGGAACCAATACGGAGGAGCGAATTGCGGCATCGAAGGCGATTTTAGATTATCTTTCCACAAAGAACTGTATTTCCTTTGTGGCATCGCACGATAAAGAACTGACCGATGGCTGGAATGATAGTTATGTAAACTACCATTTTTCCGAGGACATCGGAGAAGAGGATATTGTTTTTGATTACTTATTAAAAGAAGAGCCGGCAACCTCAAGAAATGCAATAAAACTATTAGAGTTTGTCTCATTCCCAAAGAGTATTATTGCGGCGGCAAAACAGCGCGTACACGAGGAAGCATAG